The genomic DNA ACTTGCCGACGATGTTCGCGAGAACGTTGAGGCGGCCGCGGTGGGCCATGCCGATGACGACCTCGTCGAGGCGCGACTCGGCCGCGCTGTCGATGACCGCGTCCAGGAGCGGGATGACGGACTCGCCGCCCTCCAGGGAGAAGCGCTTCTGGCCGACGTACTTCGTCTGCAGGAAGGTCTCGAAGGCCTCCGCCGCGTTCAGGCGGCGCAGGATGCGCAGTTGCTCCTCGCGCTCCGGCTTGGAGTGCGAGCGCTCGATGCGGTCCTGGATCCACTTGCGCTGCTTCGGGTCCTGGATGTGCATGAACTCGATGCCGGTGGTGCGGCAGTACGAGTCGCGCAGCACGCCGAGGATGTCGCGCAGCTTCATCAGGGACTTGCCGGCGAAGCCGCCGACCGCGAACTCCCGCTCCAGGTCCCACAGGGTGAGGCCGTGCTCGGTGATGTCCAGGTCGGGGTGCTTGCGCTGGCGGTACTCCAACGGGTCGGTGTCGGCCATGACATGGCCGCGGACCCGGTAGGAGTGGATCAGCTCGAAGACGCGGGCGGCCTTCGTCACGTCGTTGTCGTGCGACGCGTCGATGTCCTTGAGCCAGCGGACCGGCTCGTACGGGATGCGCAGCGCCTCGAAGATCTCGTCGTAGAAGCCGCTCTCGCCGAGCAGGAGGTTCGCGACGATCCGCAGGAACTCGCCGGAGGCGGCGCCCTGGATGACCCGGTGGTCGTAGGTCGACGTGAGCGTCATGACCTTCGAGATGCCGAGCTTGTTCAGGGTGTCCTGGCTCGTGCCCTGGAACTCCGCCGGGTAGTCCATGGAGCCGACGCCCATGATGACCGACTGACCGGGCATCAGGCGCGGGACCGAGTGGACCGTGCCGAGGCCGCCGGGGTTGGTCAACGACACGGTGACGCCCGTGAAGTCGTCCATCGTCAGCTTGCCGTCGCGGGCGCGGCGGACGATGTCCTCGTAGGCCTGCCAGAACTCGAAGAAGTTCAGCGTCTCGGCCTTCTTGATGCCGGCGACGACGAGCTGGCGGTCGCCGTTGGGCTTCACCAGGTCGATGGCGAGACCGAAGTTGACGTGCTCCGGCTTGACCAGGGTCGGCTTGCCGTCCTTCTCCGCGAACGAGTAGTTCATCGACGGCATGGCCTTGATGGCCTGCACCATCGCGTAGCCGATGAGGTGGGTGAAGGAGATCTTCCCGCCCCGGGCGCGCTTCAGGTGGTTGTTGATGACGATGCGGTTGTCGAAGAGCAGCTTGACCGGGACCGCGCGCACGGACGTGGCCGTGGGCACCTCGATCGAGGCGTTCATGTTCTTCGCGACCGCTGCGGCCGGGCCGCGCAGCGTGACGAACTCCGGGCCCGCGGGAGCCTCGGTCGCCGGCTCGGCCTTCTTCGGCTGGGCGGCCGGGGCCGCCGCCTTCACAGGGGCCGGAGCGGCGACGGGAGCCGGCGCAGGGGCCGGAGCGGCCGCTGCGGGCGCCGGCGCGGGGACCGCCGGAGCCGCGGGTGCGGCAGGAGCAGCCGGGGCCGGAGCCGGGGCTACGGGTGCGGCCTGTACCGGGGGGGTGGGCGCTGCGGCCCCCGCGGCCGCAGTACCCGCCGAAGTCGAGGTCGGGGCGGCAGCCGCGCCCGGCTTGTAGTCGGCGAAGAAGTCCCACCAGGCTCGGTCTACCGAGTTCGGATCCTGGAGGTACTGCTGATAGATCTCGTCGACGAGCCACTCGTTGGGCCCGAACGCCGCCGCGGGATTCTTACCCGCGGCTTGGTCGGACTCGGTCGAGATGGTCGAGTTACTGGGGGACTGTGACGACACGGCGGCAACCGCCCTCTTCCGCTTCACAAGGTGATGGACAGCGGGAATTAAGGCTACGCCCCCATGACCGCCAAGGTCAGGTCGGGCCGGTCCATCGTCGCGTAAGTCACATCGGAAAGTGTGTTTCGAGGGCTGAAATGGCGGGAAACAAGCGTGGTTCCGCTGCGGAAGGGACGCATCGATGCGGGCCGGACGCGCCGACGGCGCGGGCCTGTGCCTGATCACACGTGTCCGTCAGCGCGGACTGCGGTGGATCTTGGGGCTCCGGTTCGAACTTTACGTCAACTTGGCACGGATGACAGTCCCGGGAGAGTGACGATAATCCTGCAGCCACGGTCGGATTCGGCCACACCGATCCGGCCGCCGTGCAGATCCACCGCCCAGCGGGCGATCGCCAGGCCGAGGCCCGTACCGCCGTCGCTGCCGGGTCCGTGCGGAGAGCTCACCGCTCCCCGGTTGAACCGCTCGAAGATGTGCGCCCACTGCGCCTTCGGGATGCCGGGCCCCTCGTCCAGGACCTCCAGCTCCAGCGACTGGGGCAGCGACCCGCGCCGCGCCTTGACCGTCACCCGGCCGTGCGCGGGGCTGTGCTTGACCGCGTTGTCGATCAGGTTGGCGACGACCTGGTGGATGCGCTCGGGGTCCGCGAGCGCGGTCAGCTCCGGCGGGGACACGTCCAGGTGCAGATGGACGTCCGTACGCGTGTGACTCCCGGAGCCCGACGCGATGCCCGCGCGCGCGGAGGCGACCATGTTGGCCTCCTTGAGCACGCCCGAGAGATACGGCCACACCTCGAAGCGGCGCGTCTTCAGCGGTACGACGCCGTTGTCCAGGCGGGAGAGGTCCAGCAGCGTCTCGACGAGCCGTCCGA from Streptomyces sp. NBC_01478 includes the following:
- a CDS encoding sensor histidine kinase, with the protein product MNEGPTSRRSPGESWGGVRPFSIKTKLGALVVISVLITTGLMMIAMRTATELRFITVFSMIATLLITQFVAHSLTAPLDEMNTVARSISHGDYTRRVRENRRDELGDLAGTINVMADELEAQERQRKELVANVSHELRTPIAGLRAVLENVVDGVSAADPETMRTALKQTERLGRLVETLLDLSRLDNGVVPLKTRRFEVWPYLSGVLKEANMVASARAGIASGSGSHTRTDVHLHLDVSPPELTALADPERIHQVVANLIDNAVKHSPAHGRVTVKARRGSLPQSLELEVLDEGPGIPKAQWAHIFERFNRGAVSSPHGPGSDGGTGLGLAIARWAVDLHGGRIGVAESDRGCRIIVTLPGLSSVPS